In one window of Massilibacterium senegalense DNA:
- a CDS encoding acetylornithine transaminase has protein sequence MSALFPTYNRWNIEVSHAKGTKLYDTDGKEYLDFVSGIAVCNLGHCHPKVTKAVEEQLHKIWHASNLFHVPIQEEVAQLLVQNSAGDYVFFCNSGAEANEAAIKLARKHTQKTKIITFYQSFHGRTFATMAATGQEKIQKGFGPLLEKFEYLPYNDIEALQNADLSDVAAIMLEVIQGEGGVHPATESFIEQVKEVCENNDCLLMVDEVQTGIGRTGKPFAHQHFGIEPDIFTTAKGLGNGLPVGAMIGKAHLKEAFGAGSHGSTFGGNPVAMAAAKATLEEIFQPAFLQDVEEKGHFFKEQLQTALVSSSRVKEVRGKGLILGIECEDAVGDVILQLQKEGLLVLVAGPNVIRLLPPLIVSKEEIEIAVKKLANVLK, from the coding sequence GTGAGTGCATTATTCCCAACATATAACCGGTGGAATATTGAAGTAAGCCATGCGAAAGGTACAAAATTGTATGATACAGACGGAAAGGAATATTTAGATTTTGTTAGTGGGATTGCAGTTTGTAATTTAGGACACTGTCATCCAAAAGTAACAAAAGCAGTTGAAGAACAACTGCATAAAATTTGGCATGCATCTAACTTATTTCATGTGCCAATTCAAGAAGAAGTTGCACAACTACTCGTACAAAATAGTGCTGGTGACTATGTATTTTTCTGTAATAGTGGAGCAGAAGCGAATGAAGCTGCAATTAAATTAGCTCGTAAACATACACAAAAAACAAAAATTATTACCTTCTATCAATCATTTCACGGTCGAACATTTGCGACAATGGCTGCAACAGGTCAAGAAAAGATTCAAAAAGGGTTCGGACCGCTATTAGAGAAATTTGAATATTTGCCATATAACGATATCGAAGCACTTCAAAATGCTGATTTATCAGATGTAGCGGCTATTATGTTAGAAGTGATTCAAGGAGAAGGTGGCGTTCATCCAGCAACCGAATCCTTTATCGAGCAAGTGAAAGAAGTTTGTGAGAACAATGATTGTTTATTAATGGTGGATGAAGTACAAACAGGAATCGGACGGACAGGAAAACCATTTGCACATCAACATTTCGGGATAGAACCAGACATTTTTACAACCGCAAAAGGGCTTGGAAATGGTCTTCCGGTAGGAGCGATGATTGGGAAAGCTCATTTAAAAGAAGCATTTGGAGCAGGAAGCCACGGATCGACTTTTGGTGGAAACCCCGTTGCAATGGCAGCAGCAAAAGCAACGTTAGAAGAAATTTTTCAGCCAGCATTTTTACAAGATGTAGAAGAAAAAGGACATTTTTTTAAAGAACAACTACAAACAGCACTTGTATCTTCTAGTAGAGTAAAAGAAGTTCGTGGAAAAGGACTTATTTTAGGTATTGAATGTGAAGATGCAGTGGGTGATGTTATTTTACAACTACAAAAAGAAGGGTTGCTCGTATTAGTAGCAGGACCAAATGTTATCCGGTTATTGCCACCATTAATTGTTTCAAAAGAAGAAATTGAAATTGCTGTAAAAAAACTTGCAAATGTTTTAAAATAA
- the argF gene encoding ornithine carbamoyltransferase has protein sequence MSYVEKAKKIGLTNKDCLAMTDLSKEQIIQLVELAIDLKKIKASGEVIEPLKGKTLGMIFEKSSTRTRVSFEAGMTQLGGHALFLSSNDLQIGRGETIADTAHVLSEFIDAIMIRTFKHETVEEIAEHASIPVINGLTDLSHPCQVLADLQTIYEHKGTFENITLAYVGDGNNNMANSLLVGAAKVGINCTIVTHPKYEPEAFVLETAQAIAAETGAVLKVVNDPVEGVKDADFIYTDVWTSMGFEDEAKVRLEKLMPYQVNTELVSHAKDDYLFLHCLPAHRGEEVTADVIDDEKHSVVFQEAGNRLHAQKALLLALLA, from the coding sequence ATGAGTTATGTAGAAAAAGCGAAAAAAATTGGATTAACAAATAAAGATTGTTTAGCGATGACAGATTTATCGAAAGAACAAATTATTCAACTTGTAGAATTAGCAATAGACTTAAAAAAAATCAAGGCTTCTGGGGAAGTAATAGAGCCTTTAAAAGGGAAAACATTAGGCATGATTTTTGAAAAATCATCAACAAGAACGCGTGTTTCTTTCGAAGCAGGTATGACGCAATTAGGTGGCCATGCACTATTTTTAAGTTCGAATGATTTACAAATTGGTCGCGGTGAAACGATTGCTGATACAGCACACGTATTAAGTGAATTTATTGATGCGATTATGATTCGTACATTTAAACACGAAACAGTGGAAGAAATAGCAGAACACGCTTCTATTCCTGTTATTAACGGCTTAACAGACCTTTCACATCCTTGCCAAGTGTTAGCTGATTTACAAACCATTTATGAACATAAAGGAACGTTTGAAAATATAACACTTGCATACGTAGGAGACGGCAATAATAATATGGCGAACTCGTTGTTAGTAGGTGCTGCAAAAGTGGGGATAAATTGCACGATTGTAACGCATCCAAAATATGAGCCAGAAGCATTTGTGCTTGAAACTGCTCAAGCGATTGCAGCAGAAACAGGCGCTGTGTTAAAAGTGGTAAATGACCCTGTAGAAGGCGTAAAAGATGCTGATTTTATTTATACAGACGTGTGGACGAGTATGGGCTTTGAAGACGAAGCAAAAGTTCGTTTAGAAAAATTAATGCCATATCAAGTGAATACGGAATTAGTATCGCATGCAAAAGACGATTATTTATTTTTACACTGCTTGCCAGCTCATCGCGGCGAAGAAGTAACGGCGGATGTAATTGATGACGAAAAACATTCAGTTGTGTTCCAAGAAGCAGGAAACCGTCTACATGCACAAAAAGCATTGTTATTAGCGTTACTAGCGTAA
- a CDS encoding undecaprenyl-diphosphate phosphatase — MLENILIYLFLGLLQGFTEPIPISSSGHLVIAQEIFQIENPGLSFEVLVNTASLIAILIIYRSDLLRLIINGWNHFMNKKRTEETKADFMFIVYLIIATIPAAVIGLLFNDFISGKLKGIHIIGVTLMITGLALWLIRNLRGRKGDQNLSVKDAIIVGFAQAIALIPGISRSGATIVASMALGMKQETALRFSFLLYIPVSVGAMILEGKDMITDPQLSTLAIPYLIAFVASLIASYFSLKWFMGIMERGNLKYFAIYCFIVGPLVLIFL, encoded by the coding sequence ATGTTAGAGAATATTTTGATTTACTTATTTTTAGGTCTATTACAAGGTTTTACAGAACCGATTCCGATTTCTTCTAGCGGGCATTTAGTCATTGCCCAAGAGATTTTTCAAATCGAAAATCCAGGACTGAGCTTTGAAGTGCTCGTTAATACAGCGTCTCTTATTGCTATTTTAATTATTTATCGAAGTGATCTACTTCGATTAATCATCAATGGTTGGAATCATTTCATGAATAAAAAACGTACAGAAGAAACGAAAGCTGATTTTATGTTCATTGTATATTTAATTATTGCTACGATTCCAGCAGCTGTGATTGGGTTATTATTCAATGATTTTATTTCAGGAAAACTAAAAGGTATTCACATTATTGGAGTAACCTTAATGATTACGGGACTTGCGTTGTGGCTCATTCGAAACTTACGTGGACGAAAAGGCGACCAAAATTTATCCGTCAAAGATGCTATTATTGTCGGATTTGCCCAAGCAATCGCATTAATTCCAGGTATTAGCCGTTCTGGTGCGACAATCGTTGCTTCAATGGCACTAGGAATGAAACAAGAAACAGCGCTTCGCTTTTCATTTTTACTCTATATCCCTGTTAGCGTGGGGGCGATGATTTTAGAAGGAAAAGATATGATCACAGACCCTCAATTAAGTACATTAGCTATTCCTTATCTTATCGCATTTGTCGCTTCTTTAATCGCTTCTTACTTCTCATTAAAATGGTTTATGGGGATTATGGAACGTGGTAATTTGAAATATTTTGCAATCTATTGTTTTATCGTGGGTCCGCTCGTTCTTATTTTCTTATAA
- a CDS encoding carbamoyl phosphate synthase small subunit, giving the protein MKGFLSLASGETFEGTIHHLKEEQTGELVVYTGMSGFQEVMTNPAYAGKLVVFSYPFIGRCGINEVSGESDEIQVDGVIMHEVSENAYHYEATKTVRDYLEENQIPYMTNVDTRSIVKTMTKTGVQTASMSERKNPPLIQKEKKHFSTPYTQIGDGSIHLAVIDFGISRSSLQLLQQENVTLTFVKANNALQTIQRLPIDGVMFTNGSSERIHPTIQKEEIKQLVQAYPTLALGLGLQVILEAFGSSFHPLPFGHFGNNYPMIDEKTEKVYITSQHHLYTLDESTLPESFTVRFRNGNDQSIEGVEHDMYSFLGLQCPIQSSILSVIQSFILSLQAKEEE; this is encoded by the coding sequence ATGAAAGGATTTTTATCATTAGCATCAGGAGAAACGTTTGAGGGAACCATCCATCACTTAAAAGAAGAGCAAACGGGTGAATTAGTCGTTTATACAGGTATGAGTGGGTTCCAAGAAGTGATGACGAATCCTGCTTATGCAGGTAAATTGGTCGTTTTTTCATATCCTTTCATCGGACGATGCGGGATTAATGAAGTAAGCGGTGAAAGCGATGAGATTCAAGTAGATGGCGTTATTATGCACGAAGTAAGTGAAAATGCATACCATTATGAAGCAACGAAAACAGTGCGCGATTATTTAGAAGAAAATCAAATTCCATATATGACAAATGTAGATACACGCTCTATCGTCAAAACAATGACCAAAACAGGGGTTCAAACGGCATCAATGAGTGAAAGGAAAAATCCACCGCTCATACAAAAAGAAAAGAAGCATTTTTCCACACCATATACGCAAATTGGGGATGGTTCTATTCATCTAGCGGTTATTGATTTTGGTATTTCCCGTTCGTCTTTACAACTTTTACAACAAGAAAACGTGACGTTAACATTTGTAAAAGCAAACAATGCCCTACAAACAATTCAACGTTTACCAATTGATGGTGTTATGTTTACGAACGGAAGTAGCGAAAGAATACATCCTACCATTCAAAAAGAAGAAATCAAACAGTTGGTGCAAGCGTATCCGACTTTAGCGTTAGGATTAGGGCTACAAGTCATTCTTGAAGCATTCGGCAGTTCGTTTCATCCGCTTCCTTTTGGGCACTTCGGAAATAATTACCCGATGATTGATGAAAAAACAGAAAAAGTGTATATAACATCTCAACACCATTTATACACGTTAGATGAATCAACATTACCAGAATCATTTACGGTACGTTTTCGAAATGGAAACGATCAATCGATAGAAGGGGTAGAGCATGATATGTATTCTTTTCTAGGATTACAATGTCCTATTCAGTCATCTATCCTTTCTGTGATTCAATCATTTATTTTATCGTTACAGGCGAAAGAGGAGGAATGA
- a CDS encoding carbamoyl phosphate synthase large subunit, whose translation MPKDNRIQSVLVIGSGPIVIGQAAEFDYAGTQACMTLKEEGIRVILINNNPATIMTDDTFSDVVYFEPLTVENIEKIIQKERPDGLLASLGGQTGLNLALALDKQGILDKYGVRLLGTSIEAIIKGEDREVFRSLMYELNEPVPESEIVSSVEEAVAFSERVGFPIIIRPAYTLGGSGGGIVYSKDELMATVKFGLELSPIHQCLIEMSIAGYKEIEYEMMRDANDTCIAICNMENVDPVGVHTGDSIVVAPTMTLTHEENKMLHEASVKIIRALGIIGGCNIQFALHPESKQYYLIEVNPRVSRSSALASKATGYPIAKMTTKLALGYRLDEVVNPVTGYTYAAFEPAIDYIVVKFPRFPFDKFREADRTLGTQMKATGEVMAIGSNLTGAFQKAIRSLELKTESFYLKELQDWSYEALWTAVKHIDDRRFFAILELLKRGETTGNIHQETKINYLYLDALHHLVQLETEIQTKDWQTISKEVFQSYKENGFTDVQLANLWGVTEQEVTKKRKSLGIIPSYKMVDTCAGEFTAETPYFYSTWSGENEAIPSNKKKVVILGSGPIRIGQGIEFDYCSVHGVFALKQAGYETIMINNNPETVSTDYVISDRLYFEPLTIEDVMAIIALEQPEGVIVQFGGQTAISLAEQLEKRGVALFGTKSATIDMLEDRDLFYQFLNKINLPHIPGKIGLDEQDVFIKAEEIGYPVLVRPSFVIGGQGMAVLKDAAAIKNYLHKQQHDGLFPILIDAYYPGKEIEVDCITDGQTIHIPALIEHIERAGVHSGDSMAFIPAQTLTEKEKRKVYAYTKKIAHNMDFKGLFNIQFVIYQEELYVLEINPRASRTVPVLSKITGQPLVKWAINCLLNRPLQPVEQVECNMITVKAPIFSTLKLKGLDPLLGPEMKSTGELMAMAKTKEEALHKVFSWSEQQKLSLYEKSGELLIDPTSIETAQLKEIIEVCIKAHITPVVTESIALEIPVKRVESFVQWVNSEQALAVFSIANTESSKKQRVKALSLNKSVFTEWPTLLAAITGARVQHQTVTPIQEWLNESKKEVIKQ comes from the coding sequence ATGCCAAAAGATAATCGGATACAATCTGTCCTTGTGATTGGAAGTGGCCCTATCGTAATCGGGCAAGCAGCAGAGTTTGATTATGCGGGAACGCAAGCATGTATGACATTAAAAGAAGAAGGAATTCGTGTCATTTTAATTAATAATAATCCGGCAACAATCATGACAGACGACACATTTAGTGATGTTGTGTATTTTGAACCGTTGACGGTTGAAAATATTGAAAAAATTATTCAAAAAGAGCGTCCTGATGGTCTATTAGCATCTTTAGGCGGACAGACAGGATTAAATTTAGCATTAGCACTAGATAAGCAAGGTATTTTAGATAAATATGGCGTGCGTTTATTAGGAACGTCGATTGAGGCCATTATTAAAGGGGAAGACCGTGAAGTGTTTCGTTCGTTAATGTATGAATTGAATGAACCAGTTCCGGAAAGTGAAATTGTCTCATCTGTAGAAGAAGCAGTAGCTTTTAGTGAACGGGTTGGGTTCCCTATTATTATTCGACCGGCGTACACGCTAGGTGGTTCTGGCGGTGGAATCGTGTATTCGAAAGATGAGTTGATGGCAACCGTAAAATTCGGTTTAGAATTAAGTCCGATTCATCAATGTTTAATTGAAATGAGCATCGCTGGATATAAAGAAATTGAATATGAAATGATGCGAGATGCAAACGATACGTGTATTGCGATTTGTAATATGGAAAACGTCGATCCAGTAGGAGTACATACAGGTGATTCCATCGTTGTAGCTCCGACCATGACGTTAACACACGAAGAAAATAAGATGCTTCATGAAGCATCCGTCAAAATTATTCGAGCATTGGGGATTATTGGTGGATGTAATATCCAATTTGCTCTTCATCCAGAAAGTAAACAATATTATTTAATTGAAGTAAATCCTCGTGTTAGCCGTTCGAGTGCGTTAGCTTCGAAAGCAACCGGTTATCCAATTGCAAAAATGACAACAAAATTAGCGCTTGGCTATCGATTAGATGAAGTCGTAAACCCTGTAACAGGTTATACGTATGCTGCTTTTGAACCAGCGATTGATTATATTGTGGTCAAGTTTCCACGCTTCCCATTTGATAAATTCCGAGAAGCAGACCGAACACTCGGTACGCAAATGAAAGCTACCGGTGAAGTGATGGCTATTGGGTCTAATTTAACGGGAGCATTTCAAAAAGCAATCCGTTCTTTAGAACTAAAAACCGAGAGTTTTTATTTAAAAGAATTGCAAGATTGGTCGTATGAAGCACTTTGGACAGCGGTAAAACATATTGATGATCGTCGTTTCTTTGCCATTTTAGAATTGTTAAAACGAGGCGAAACAACTGGAAATATTCATCAAGAAACGAAAATTAATTATTTATATTTAGATGCGTTGCATCACCTTGTTCAATTAGAAACAGAAATTCAGACGAAAGACTGGCAAACGATTTCAAAAGAAGTATTTCAGTCGTATAAAGAAAATGGATTTACTGATGTGCAATTAGCAAACTTATGGGGAGTAACGGAGCAAGAAGTGACAAAAAAACGAAAATCTCTCGGCATTATCCCTTCCTATAAAATGGTGGACACTTGTGCGGGAGAATTTACAGCAGAAACACCTTATTTTTACTCTACTTGGAGTGGAGAAAATGAAGCGATTCCAAGTAATAAGAAAAAAGTAGTGATTTTAGGAAGCGGTCCGATCCGTATCGGGCAAGGAATTGAATTTGATTATTGTTCTGTTCATGGCGTTTTTGCGTTAAAACAAGCAGGATATGAAACCATTATGATTAATAATAATCCAGAAACCGTAAGTACGGATTACGTGATTAGCGACCGATTATATTTTGAACCATTAACGATTGAAGATGTGATGGCGATTATTGCATTAGAACAGCCAGAAGGCGTCATCGTTCAATTTGGTGGTCAAACCGCTATTTCTTTAGCAGAACAATTAGAAAAGCGTGGAGTAGCATTATTTGGAACAAAAAGTGCGACCATTGATATGTTAGAAGACCGAGATTTATTTTATCAATTTTTAAATAAAATCAATTTGCCGCATATTCCAGGAAAAATCGGATTAGATGAACAAGATGTATTCATAAAAGCAGAAGAAATCGGGTATCCAGTACTTGTCCGTCCATCGTTTGTAATTGGTGGGCAAGGAATGGCAGTATTAAAAGATGCAGCTGCGATAAAAAATTATTTGCATAAGCAACAGCATGATGGATTATTCCCTATCTTAATTGATGCATATTATCCTGGAAAAGAAATCGAAGTAGATTGTATTACCGACGGACAAACGATTCATATTCCAGCGCTTATTGAACACATTGAACGTGCTGGGGTGCATTCTGGGGACAGTATGGCGTTTATTCCAGCGCAAACATTAACAGAAAAAGAGAAACGAAAAGTATATGCTTACACGAAAAAAATTGCACACAACATGGATTTTAAAGGCTTATTTAATATTCAATTCGTCATTTATCAAGAGGAATTATACGTATTAGAAATTAATCCACGGGCATCAAGAACGGTTCCTGTCCTTAGTAAAATAACCGGCCAACCACTTGTAAAATGGGCCATCAATTGTTTATTAAATAGACCATTACAACCAGTAGAACAAGTTGAATGTAACATGATTACTGTAAAAGCGCCCATTTTTTCTACCTTAAAATTAAAAGGGCTCGATCCATTGCTTGGACCAGAAATGAAATCTACTGGGGAATTAATGGCGATGGCCAAAACGAAAGAAGAAGCATTGCATAAAGTATTTTCTTGGAGCGAGCAACAAAAGCTATCCCTTTATGAAAAAAGCGGGGAATTGTTGATTGATCCAACATCAATAGAAACAGCGCAACTGAAAGAAATAATCGAGGTATGTATAAAAGCACATATTACACCAGTAGTGACGGAATCAATTGCGTTAGAAATACCGGTAAAACGGGTAGAATCTTTTGTACAATGGGTAAATAGCGAGCAGGCATTAGCAGTCTTTAGTATTGCAAATACGGAGTCTAGTAAAAAGCAACGTGTAAAAGCCCTAAGTTTAAATAAGTCTGTCTTTACAGAATGGCCAACGTTACTAGCAGCCATCACTGGCGCACGTGTACAGCATCAAACGGTTACACCAATTCAAGAATGGTTAAATGAATCAAAGAAAGAAGTGATTAAACAATGA